Part of the Equus caballus isolate H_3958 breed thoroughbred chromosome 5, TB-T2T, whole genome shotgun sequence genome is shown below.
TGTTAAGGGTTTCCCAGAAGTATCTGGAAACAGGACCTGTTAATAGACGATACTTCTGCAATTAAAAGAGATGGAGTCGAGACTACAGTGATTTAGGCATACAGGGTGTGGAGAGTTTGGACATCTGGATTACAGATCTTATTCTCTCtagtcctcacaaccaccctgcaAGGTGACTATCATTTTGGAGAGTGAGGCTCAGGAAATGCCTAACCCGAGCCTGCAGGACAGGCAAAAGGCAGCGCGGGGCTAAGTCGGTTATTCTGGTATGCCACACTGCCTCTCTCAATAAAATTTATCTGTGGGCTTCCTTTCAAGACCCTCAAGAACAGAAGATGgtgtcattttcttccattccacaGCCAGACCGGGAGAACCCGAGGGATAGAGTGGGAGACGGCAACtgcacagagaaaagagggaaaaacttTTCTCTTAACAGAAACTGAGGCttcttgctttttcctttaaCTTCCCACTTCCTCATCTACAAATGAATCAACACCTACACCCAttctcatctcttttcttcccctcagATAAAGTTCTCTTTTCCCATTTAAGCCACTCTTCTACCTAAGCCCCgggcttccttctccctctcctctcagacCCTGTTCCATCTGCCGCTCTCTTTCTTGTACTTTCCATCCCGTCCCTGCTGGTTCCTACCCCTGTGCCCATAAATACGTTCTAATCTCTCCCACCTTAATCCACTACTTTAAACTCAAATCTCCTTCTAACTATGGACTGATTGACTTTTTCCTATTGTTATCCACACTTCTcagaaaacaaagatttataGTTATTCCCTCTACTTCCTTACATCCCAATAATTTCTCAGTTCATTCTCAACTCAACTAGCTTATGCCTCCATTTATGTTACCCTAACATCTTaatgaatacttaaaaaaaacctttttaaactAGTTTCATATACACACAGTAAAGTGCATATAAGTGTACCGTGCAAAGAATGATCACATAGGGAACACACCTATGTAACTGCCACCAGGTTAAGAAACAGGATGTCACTAGCACCCCAGAAGCCCTACGGTATTCTCCCAGTCAttactccctccttcctccctagATGTAACATCATCCTGGCTTCTTATTTGATATattacttttgcctgtttttaactttacataaatggaagCTTACAttatgtgctcttttgtgtctggctctttTGCTTGACCTTATGCTTGTGTGAGGTAGCTATGCTATTGCATGCAGCAgtggttcattcatttttaccCCTGTATAGTACTCCATTGTAAGACTATGCTGCAATTCATCCATTTCATGGTTCATGGACATTTGAGGTTATTTCTACTAAGATTTCCATGAATATTCTTGAGCATGTCTTTTtgtgtacatatgcatatatttcttcatctgtttttaaAGGAAGGGAGTAGTTTGGTTGGAACCACCATAAAATAGATTGGGAAAATTAAGGCACAATCATATTCAACCAATTGGACAAGTTTATCATGAATGACCACTACACTTACGCAGAGATGCATAAAACACCGATGCAGCCAAGAGAAGGGACTTGAGGAAGAGATGTGTCCTTGCATATGGGAACACACAGAGAATAGGGAACAGAAACAGACGGTGTAATTAAGTACAAAATTGCATAGGCCCAGAGTAGAGACAACATTTAGAACCTCCGGGCTAAGACCAGACAGTTTAATACCAGGGTTGGATTCCTCACCCCTGCTCATCCATAGTCTGTGACAGGAGAGTCACCTGGAGGCCATgcatgggagagagaaggggctgTAAATCTGGGGGTCAATTCCATAGATCCCAGACATATTTCTGCCACAGTGTCTTCTTCCCTCTGCGTCTCACACCTGAAACTGAGGCTAAAACCTCTGTGAATGGAGAAACTTCAGATGGACTCTGCACTCCGTCCACCCTTCTCACCCTACAGGTACAGGTTCTGGGAGGGCGAGGGAAGCCAGGGCAGATGCCCCAGAGCAAATGGGGTTTAGCAGATGCAAATTTTCATGCCCGACAGCTGAAGCCTGAGGTCTGGGTGTGTTTGGAAGCCAATGAAGGTAAGAAGGGTGGAGGACGAGCTGAAAGGCTGTGTTAGGATTGGGGATTAGAAGAAGGGAAGTGTGGATAGCTGCGACCATCATCAGtgccattatcatcatcatcatcatccctgaGATTTGTAGCACGTAAGACTTTACAAAGAGCTTTCTATTCCTTCACTTTCACATCTCTGTGGGGTGGCAGGGCAGGAATTACCCCAGTTTTGCTGACCCCCCAAGAACATGTTATATGGAAGGCAGGGTTAGGACACTAAGCCACATCTCTAGTCCCTCCTCAGGAGCCTATGAGGGCTCCCGTCGGTTCGCTAGGAAAGTGAAGTAGGGACAAGAGCAACGCAGGGACACGTGTCCCCCGGGTGGAAGGTCAAATGTGACAAGAGATCTAGAAATGGCCAGAGGCTAAAGCAGTtgcagggagagagatggaggggtTGGAAAGGTGCGACAACTCTGAAAACTCCAGCCGCTTCTGGGCTGAGTCCGGAGCCACCTGGAAGGTGCACCGATGCCCACAGGGCACTCTCGGTCCTTGCCGAAGGTAGGGGGTGACTTCGACCCCGCGCGCTCGGGGACTGCGGGGTTCGGAAAGTCTAGCTTCCCGGGGCGCCCCACAGAGGGTGGGAACGAGGCGGCGCCGCCTCCACCCGGACGCGCGTCGAGCGCCCTCTGTCACCCCACGCCGCCCTGCCCGGGCCGAGGGAAGAGCGGGCCCGCCCAGGTGCGCCGGGGGTTGGGCCGCAGTCCGGAAGGTgcgccgccggccccgccccagGCCTGTCCCCCCGACCTCCCCCCGCGTGAAAGTGAAAGTGTCGGGGCTCGCGGAGGTCGCGCAcgggggggcggggccggcgcggACCCGGGAGCGGGCGCCGGGCACTCAGGGGCCATGGATGGGCTCGGCCGCCGCCTCCGAGCCAGCCTGAGACTGAAGCGCGGCCATGGGGGTTAGTGCCGGGCTGGGGCGCGCCGGAGCCGGGGCGCGGGCAGCGCGGGGACCGGGACAGGACAGGAGGCTGCCCGCGCGGGGGCCAGGGGAGGGCGCGGAGGGTCGGGAGCTGGGGGCACTGCGAGGGGCCTTgaggagggctgggcaggggtcagggagctggagagagggcGCAGGTAGAGATGGAAAGGGGCAGGTGGGTACTGGGTCGGAGGTCGGAGGAGTGTCCAGGCAGCGTGGGTGGGGGGAGGCGGCCGGCCAGAGGAAACCGTTGTGGGGCCCCGGGGCCACGTGTCCTTTCAGCAGGAAGCTTGCGGCGCAACCGCAGGGTGCCTGAAGCGCCCGTGCCGCAGAGCCCTCCTGGGAGACCCCGCCTCGGACCCGCGGCCGCCCCGCCCCGGAGCCCAGCCAGGCGGGACGCAGGCGCGCGCCCCTGCCCCGCAGGCCGCCACGGGCTACAGCAGCTCGTCTCCCCTACGACGTTACCACCCCTACCCGCGGGCGGCGAGGAGCCCTGGAGAGCGTGGCGCGAGCGGGACTTGGGCTAGAACGTGCTCAGCTGCTTCCTTAGTTTGTGAACCAGACAGGTCACGCCTCCCATATCCCCCGACTGCCTGTCAGTGAAGTGAGAATAATTGCCCCTCTAGGGTTGTGGGGAGTAAGTTAGAAATCGATATTCATTTCTGTTCTTCTTAGCAGGGGTGCTGGGCGTTGGAAGAAAGGCAATTcggaattcagtcatttttccattcattcaacaaacatttgttgttgCTTACCACTAGCCCGTGGGTCCTATGGCTGAGCAGCCGTAACCCTTGGATACTTTGCCCAGAGGTTTCACCTTCTGAGGAGAAAAGAGCCAATTGAAAAATAAGCAAGCGTCATTCCCAGACATCCCACCCCTTCTAACACTGGCAAGTCAAGAGGTGGAGCGAGACCCCCTCCTGCTCCAAGCCCCAGAGCTAGGGAGACCTGGGGGTGTGATCCGTGCTCCTTCTGCCGTCACCCCTGccccccttgctgttctccctaAACACAGGTTTCCAGTATCTGGTCGTTCCACCCACTTCAAGGCAGAGAGGTCAGAGACCATGAGTTGGCGCAGAGGCCTGGGATGGCACAGTGGCCGGCGCAGAATGCAGGGTGGCGCTGGGGTCCTCTCTTCTCTGGAGAGCACTGGCCTGGTCTTTCCTGGTCTCCCTCAACCCTCAGAAGGCTGTGTGAATGGAAGGGGTCTGCTCCCTGCAGCCCAGAGGAGACAGGCCAATTGTTCCCACCCACCTGGGCCCCCAAACAGGCCTGATGATTGTGTCTGGAGCAGCTTCCTGGACACTGAGGAACTGTGACATGAGCAGCTGTATTTCTTGTCCTGAGGTCTGGCACCTGTCTGTCCAGGAGAGTGTGCCCTTTTCATCTTCTATACCATCCTCCACCTTCCTGGGGAGTTCCCCTCCTTTTGCCCTTTTGGCCCCAGGGTAATCGTGTGgtaggagggtgtgtgtgtgtgtgtgtgtgtgtgtgtgtgtgtgtgtgtgcgcatgtgcagATGATCCTGGTGGGGGGAGTGGCAGTGGTGATGGTTCTGGGTTGAGAGCTGCTGAGCCAGAAGAAGAAGGGCCAGCTTTCCAGATGGAGGTTCCAGAATGTCCTCTTACCTATTCTAGCTGGTTCTGGGGCTTTCTTCAGGTGGCTGTGGGAGTGGCTTCCGGGTGGAGGAACAAGTGTAACCAGACTCCTGACTTCCCTAGAAAGGGTGGCTCCCTCCTCAACTGAAAACTCAGGATAATAATTCCTTTCTAGGGCACTGGAGATTGAATGAGATGAGCTATATTAAACGTGTATTTGATGGatgttttctcttctgctttcctcttctgttgaaagggaggagaaaggaatctttttctggatttctggaGCCTCAGCCCAAAAGtctattaacttttttttgtttgagtttGTGAGTTTTGTTGTTCTCTTGGCTCTCATGATAAACCAGGAGGAAAGGGGCTCAAAATGCAACCCAAAGGATTTAGGGAAAGGAATAATTTCCTGAGGTTCTGGAATGATCAGAGAAAAGATTGTGGTTCTCAAAGCCCTCAACAGGAGGCACCCCACATTTGTAGGATGTGTGGTGTGTACTACATCCAGAAGGCAGAGCATGCACATGGAACTCATAATTCTCACCCCCAACACATACTGTGAATAGTCCCAGACTAGTCCCTGAATcaccccgtgcctcagtttctctatctgtatCAGCTTGTTCCTCAGACAGGTGTTGAAGATTGAGCAACAAGTGTACGCGGGTTGTGAATAAGGCGTGGTGATGGTTCACAGTGTTCTGGGTCACTGTTCTCACCATTAAATCCTTATTTACTGTGACTGGGTTTCCCCCTGGGAGTCACGGCTGGGCCATTGATTACTGGCTTTTACTAGGCCCACAAGAGTCAAGTCTGGAGCTCTTAAGAACAAGGCACCCCTATTCCAGCACTGCACTTTCTTCCCAAGGGCTCTAATTCTTGCAGGGATGGCAGACACTGGCACCAAACCCTTTTACTTCCTGGCTCCTCTTAGAGGCAGCTTCCTGGCAGAAGTCCTTCTCTCTTACCCCATGCGTTCACTTATTTAAGGGTTTCTCTGAGAATCCTAGGTGACTTATtgctattctttctctcttccccagccTCCAGACACAGCCTCTAGATACCACTAGAGCCCCAGGGGCCAGCTGCTCTGCTTTTAGCTTGGGCAGAACTGTTGACCTGGCCCAACAGGGAAAGAAGACTGAGCAGTAGTCGGGGTGGGGTGGAGATCACCCGGCTGTTTTCCACTGTGCTGAGCGACCCTTAGGCTCCTGATGCAGCCAGTCCCTTAACCAGCCCAGGGAGAATGTCCTGAGTCAGTGCTTCCTATTGAGAAGAGGGATTCTTTGCTGGAGGCTCAGAATAGGGCTCAGTGAGAGAAGTCTGTCTTAGGACATTTACAGGGGGTGAGGGATGCACCCTTGTAGATCATCCTGAAGTATCAGGAGCTCTCCAGCTCAGAGATCGACGTTCTTCCTATTTCATCACCAGGAGAGGAGGCTTGTAGATTTGTACTCATTTCCAGGACTCCCTCTTGCGAGGACAGTTTCTCCATTTAGATAATTAGTGGGCCAAGTCTCTTGATCTTAACCAAGGGGGGCGATGGCCTCCTGGCTGTGGGGACTGTTTGGTCCTGTGCTCTTGCTTGCAGCCCTGAAGTCCTGGAAGTTCTGGAGCGTGGCAGGTGGCCTTGCACGAGTTTTCCATTACTTTGACCAAGTTGAGAGGTGAAAGGCCAGGAATCAAAGTTATGGAGATATAAAATCTCTGTCCTGGGGCTGGTGAGGTTCCAGTGCCCACAGTCTGGTGCTATCTGGCATTTTTCACTGTCCCGAGCTTGTAAATAAAACCATTGCACAATCTGCAACCCAGAATTCAGAGCTCTTAGCCCACAAGCAGCTGGGCCTTGGAGGTGTTTGCTCATGACCTTTTTAGTCTCACCACACCCTGGGGCTCCTGGGAGGAGCTGAGGTCTGAGCTGTAGTGCCAGGATGCTGTCTCTGTCAGTACGGGCGTTCTGCTGCCTTCCTGGGTCCCGTCACATCCTTCCTGCTCAGCCATTGGGTGCACAGGATGGAAACTGCTCTCCCCTATCTGGAAGATGGCGCGTGGTGTGGTTTCATAGAGCCGTGGTTGGAGACTGAAGCAGCAGCCCCTTTCTCAGGCTTTCTGTAGCTAGTCTGTgttggaggaaagagaagcacTCCATGCCCTGCAGGTCCGAGAAGATGGAAGGACAAGTAGTAGGCGGGATGTTCAGGCTCTTCCGCAACCGCCTTCCTCGACTCCGCGCAGGTCTGGACTGGATTGCCCACTTCCTTTGTTCCAGGGTAACCCTTGTCGATGGGGCTGTTTCTTCCCTTAaatgcttcttcctcctcttccttttatATCTTGACCTCTACCCAGTCTCCCATGTGACTGGGCCGGGAGGTTTCCCCTGTTGGTTTGGGAGCTGGTCATGCCCTTCTTGGGGGTTGGTGTGGTCACAGCCACGTGTCATTGGGCCTTTTCTGATTTAGCAAGTACAAGTCTGATCAAGGCGCACAGTTCCAGGCATTGCCATGGGCCCCCACTGTAGGCAGAGTCTTTGTGCTGCTCTGGGGCAGAGGGCGACCCAGGTGGCCTCCCCAGTACATTTCCTTGGGTTCCAAATCAGtggtttctttcctcctcttggcTCCTTGTTGTTTCGAGTCTCCCAGGGCAGGCATGGAAACTGCCCAGTTGGCTCTGGTCCTGTTCCAGGACCTGAGGAGCTGGGCAGGCTCCAGGGACCTCAGCGTTGGCATGGCGGCCTTCGGGTGCGGAAGTTCCTTGGAGCCTCACAGACTCTACTTGAGGCATGCATCAATGAGATACCAAAAGGGCCCTGGTGTCTTGGTTTCAGGACCTCCCCAGGACAATCAGGGGGAAGCTGTAAAGGAGCCGGAAAGAGCCCAGGAGCTCTGTCTACCTAACTTTGCTGGAGGGCAGCACTTCTTTGAATACCTCCTTGTGGTTTCCCTCAAAAAAAAGCGTTCAGGGGATGATTATGAGCCCACGATCACCTACCAGTTTCCCAAGGTAAGGactgaggagggggcagggggagacagAGGATTGGGCTGCTTGAGAGGTATAGGCGggtgctctctccctctccccaccctgccgGGCTTGAATCTGGGGCTGCCCTGAGCTGGCTGCTCCTGTCTCCTTCAGGCCCAGCCCTATTTTCTGTTATCACCCACAGAATCTAGGCCTGGCTTCTTTGTGAGGAACTGATCTAGGCTCCCTGGCCAGGAAACTAGGCTAGTTCTTTTGCCCCTTTGGGGACCCCGAGTTCTTCCAAATTCCATCCTCAGTCACCCTTCTCTGTAGAGAAGCTTACCTCCTGCCAGAGCTCCTTGCAGGAATCCCCTCCCTGGGATAGATGGGAAGGAGGGTGGGCAGGCACGTAGCTGGTGGGCAGGCGCAGCCTGTGGCCACGGCTCAAGTGTCAGGCTCCTTCTTGTCTGGTCCAGCACTGGGTGAAGGGGCAGGGATATGACATCCTTCTCATTAACCCTGATGGCGTGGCAACTGAGCTGGCTGCTTCTTGTCTCTCATGTGGTATCTCTCTAATGTGGTCCTCCCAGGAAGCGAGCCGGTCTCTGGGCCTGTCTGGGCCGTGGCCCTGGCCCCCTTCCTGACTATGTAGATCTTCAGGATACTGAAGTCCAACTCAGGGTCCTGTAGACTTGGCCCAGGAGGGGCTGTTTCAGCCTTGGGGTCGTTCCAGCCAGACCCAGAATAATGTCCCCGTGCAGTGACAGGCAGAGGCACGCTTTGAGCCCCCATCAGTGGAAAAGCTTATTCTCAGACTGCTTTAGAGGCTCAAAAGAAGCCCACCAGGcctccagccctcctcctgcccctccctccaccatccACTTGTCTCTTTTCCTGTTCCTTATAGCGGGAGAACCTGCTTCGGGGccaacaggaggaggaggagcggcTGCTCGGAGCCATCCCCTTGTTTTGCTTCCCAGATGGGAATGAGTGGGCACCACTCACTGAGTATCCCAGGTAATTGCTTGGTCCTGGTACGGGGGAATCTGGGATTGGGGGAGAAGGGACAAGTGTGAGCCATGTGGTTCTTGTGGCCCCTCCCTTTGTGTGTAGGCCGACTTCTTGCCAGCTTCCCTCCCGCTGGGAGGGACTGGAGCGGGTTCATTCATAAACTTCTTGCCTGAGGTCCCTTAAGGCCAAAGATCTTAGTTAACCTGGTTGACCAGTCACCTCTTTCCAGAGACAGGTGAGGTTCTCTTACCTGCCCTAGGACTGAGGGTCACTGTGTTTTGACTCTGCTACTGGCAGAAGCTGGACTTAAAAGAAGGTGTTTGGCCTCGAAGAAGGCCACATAGCAAAGTCCTTTACAGCATGAGCCCTGGAATTcgactgcctgagtttgaattttGGCTTTACTGCTATGTGTTGAATGACCTTGGATAAAAACctcctctcggagcctcagttccttcatctttaaagtggggataataattgaACCCACCTCAgaagttgttgtgagaattaaatgagatgatgcatttAGAGCGTGACATTAATAAGCTCTTAACAAGTTACTGGCGTTATTCTTACTCTCCTTATTAATCAGCAGCTCCCCTTTGCCCACTTCACCCCACTCAGCACCCTCTGATGCTGACCACCTTCCTGTCTTAGAATCTTGTGAgcagggaccggcccagtggcgcagtggttaagttcacatgctccccttcagtggcccagggttcaccagtttggatctcgggtgaGGACCTaggtactgcttgtcaagccatgctgtggcaggcgtcctacatataaagtagaggaagatgggcacagatgttagctcagggccagtcttcctcagtgaaaggAGGAGGCTTGGTGgtgatgatagctcagggctaatcttcctgaaaaaaaaaaaaatagaatctcgTGAGCAATGCAAACCGGGTCTTGTCTGCTCTTCCCCAGGGAGACCTTCTCCTTCGTCCTGACCAATgtggatgggagcaggaagattgGATACTGCAGGCGCCTCTTGGTCTGTGCAGCCCAGAactgccccctcctctctgcaGCCTGCTCGGCTCCACAGCTGGGCTGGCTCAAGCCTCAGCTGCAAAAGCCAAGGCTCGCTGGCAGTGGTGCTTGTAGAGAGAGCAAAGCCCAGCACCTGCTGCCATGGTAGTGCCCTCTGCAACCCCACGAGAACAGAGACACACGCCCCCCCTCGCCCACCCGGGGGACCTTTGCTGACCAGGCTTCAGCTGTTGCTCTCCCCAGCTTTCAACAGCTCCCGTCTGTGGGAGGCTCCAGCCTAAGCTGCtctccaccttctccctcccGGCCTCGTTGCTGTGGCCGGTGGAGCCTCGCAGAACATACACTAGGATTTGGACAACTAGGTTCATTTCTTGGGTCTCTCTGAGTCACTTTTCCAGGGCTCTCCTCTCTAGCCACTTCCTCATCTCTACAGCACTCTTGCTTCCTGTCTTTGCTAACCCCAGATGGCATTGGTGCTGATGGCGGCAGTGCTTGCCAGTGAACCCACCCAACCCCTCAAGGCCAACTTCTGACTTTGGTGGCCCCTCTGGCCTCCCTGCTGCTTATCCCGTGAATGGGACCCCAGCGCATCCAGGCCTTCCTCCATCTGGCCCACCATTTACCATGAATCCCCCAGCCGCAGCCCCCAGCCTCGTGCCCCATCAGCCCCAGTCGGGTGAGGCCCCAGGGATGCTGCAGCACTGAAGGAAACTCTCTGTCTTCCCCCAGCCCGCCGGCCGCGGCCCTCGCCTCCCCAAGGTGTACTGCATCATCAGCTGCATTGGCTGCTTCGGCTTGTTCTCCAAGGTAGGGGGGTGGGACGGGATTCCTCAGGGGCCTGTTTGGCCTGTTCAGCTTCCAGGTCTGCCTGCCCTGCCTGTGCTCTCTGAGCCCTGAGTGGAGCTTCTACCTCAAagctgggggcagcagaggcacaCTGGTGAtactgaggcagagaggggctTGGACTCCACTTGATTTTAGGGAAAAGTGGGAACTGAACCTAGGGGACTGTCTTCCCTGCTGGGAGACCCACTGCTCCCACTCTAGTCAGGTGAGAAAGCAATTGGAGTAGGACAGTGGGAAGAGCCCAGGTTAAGAATTGGGAGTTTCAGGAAACTTTTGCCCTGAggttcattttcctcctctgtcaaatgCATATAATGATCCCTCACCTTCCTACCTTACAGGCAGGTGTGAGGCTTGGATGAGGTGATATATGAGAAAGGGAGAGCACTAAACAGATATGGAGACAATGATTATACAGTGGGGGTCCTGAGACTCCCTCCGACTCCTTCCAGGTTGGAAGAGAAGTTGAGGCCCCCGGGACTCTCTTGCTGGAGCTAATCTGAGACCCAGTACTCCTGAGTCAGGAGCAGAGCAGAGTCCCTCAGAAGGGATGGGGTGTGTCTTAGTGGCCACAAAAGGGCTTCAGTGTGCTCTGCCCCCAGCAGGCCCCTTGGAGGTTGAAGGGAGGAAAGTCCGTCAGCCTTTGCTTGGGAAGAGCGTTTATCTGTGCAGGGCTCTGAAGGACGGAGGCAGTCCTGGCCTTGGGGAGTCTCCAGGGGAAGTTGGAGGGCCGAGTGGTGCCCAAGAGGCCCAGCCTTCTAGGCTCCCCCTCCCACCAGCAATAAAGAACATGGTACCATCATGGATGATGAGTTTACTCTGGGATGTCTTCCTGGGGAAGGTGCTTTATGTTGATGTTAGGAGAAGGGAGGAATATGGGTTGATAGAGAGAGGATGAAAAGAAGAAGGCTAGGAAAAAGCAGGTCTTGTGCAGGACATAAATAGCAGACTGGTCTCTCACAGTTGAGAGAGAGAACCAGGTGTCGGAGAGGCCCGAAGGTACATGACGATTGGCTGCACCAGTGAGGGAGCCTCACACGTGGGGTCTCTGCCACCCTCCTGGTAGCATCCCTTTGAGCCACGCCTCCCGTGGTCCTTTTCTGTGCAGATCCTGGATGAAGTGGAGAAGAGGCATCAGATCTCCATGGCAGTCATCTACCCGTTCATGCAGGGCCTGCGAGAGGCGGCCTTCCCTGCTCCTGGGAAGACTGTCACCCTCAAGAGCTTCATCCCTGACTCGGGCACTGAGGTGGGTCAGCAAAACGGGCTGGAGGGGCAGGCTTCTGTGGCACTTCTCATCACAGTCCTTCATTCACCAGGTTAATATACAGAGAACGGAGCCAGGCAGGGACTGGGACTTGACTAGAATTCTTGGCAGAGCTGAAAATCAAACCCAGATCTTCTGATCCTCCCAACCTGATACTTACAAGGATGTACTTGAACTCACTGTTCAAGCTACCCAgacttttatttataataaataaaccaTGTAAGGTGAGGTTCCTGGTGCTAGGATGGACTTCGTCCCCAGCCCCCAAACTACCACTTTTTCCCATTACCACCTTTATCTTCCTGTGTCTGTCTGTTATCTCTACCTGGGTGCCATCTGTCTATTTCTTATCACCTGTCCCCACCCTTGAGTCCCCACCCATGCCACACGGGGATGCcattgttttaaggcactaagcAGACTGAGGCAGCAAACAGAACATTGTTTTCAGAATTCCAGTCCTGATCCCTGGTCCTCTGGATCATCTGTGTGTCCCTCTGAACCTTGGCTTCCCCCTGCAAAAAtaaagggaggggctgggctttTTCACTTATTCAAAGAATAAGTATGCAATGCTTGCCGTGTGCCAAGCTAAACTATTTTCTGGATATAAAGTAGTGAATAAAATGAACATGGTTCTTGATCTCATGGAGCTAAAAGTCTAGTGGGGGACGTTGAGTgagaaagcacaaataaatatataattaaaaatcatgtgattgtgatgaaaggaaaaaaacaggatACTACATAAGAAAATGATGGGAAATACATGTTGCACTAGGTGTGTGGCCCGGGAAGTCCTCTGAGACAAAAAGGAGGATGAGAGTGAAGGGAGAAGAGCCATCCAGGGGAGGGCCTAACCTCTGAAGGACCTCAGGAGGGAAGAGCGATGTACTCAAGGAACAGAAAGGACTGCTGTGGCGGCATGATGAGGGGTTGGGGTGCGCTCAGTGTGGGCCCTGCCAGGGATTACATCAGTGCTATCCTCAGAGCCGAGGGAAACCATGGATGGGTTTTTAGCAGGGGAGAGACAGGATCGGATTTACTCCTGTTGGGAGAATGGAGTGGAGGCTGGTCAAGACCCAGCATTTTGGGATCTGTGTGATTTTTCAGTGTGGTGACTCTCTGGTTTCCCCACAGTTCATCTCACTGACGCGGCCTCTGGACTCCCACCTAGAACACGTGGATTTTAGTTCTCTGTTGCAGTGTCTCCGTTTCGAGCAGATTCTGCAGATCTTTGCCTCTGCAGTGCTGGAGAGAAAAATCATCTTCCTGGCAGAAGGTCTCAGGTGGGTCCAGACACTGAGTGGCTCACCTAAACTGACTGGCATCCCTGGGTTCAAGGGAACATGCTGGAGGGCCCTCAGAGGAAATCAGGCTGTGGGACCCGTGTGCTCACCTGCTGCGTCGAGGTCTTGATCTGCGCCGTCTAGAGAAATAGCTGTTGCAATTCCCCTGCTTCTGCCTCCAAACTTGACTGCTGCCTAAGCCTGAAGAAGGTTCCCAATTTAGTTCTGAGTAAGGGCATGAAGCgttcctgggccagcccaggcaCAGACTAATTAGGGTGGATGCAGATATGATTGTGCTCTTGAAAGGCTGAGGGAGGGACCGGCATGAGGACAGGGCAGGAAGGCATATAATGGTATGAAGGTCAAGCCCATCTTCTGTAACAGCAAACACATCTCATCTGTCCATTTgctcactcattcagcaaacatgTATTGTGTGTCAACTGTTTG
Proteins encoded:
- the DENND2D gene encoding DENN domain-containing protein 2D isoform X3 produces the protein MDGLGRRLRASLRLKRGHGGPPQDNQGEAVKEPERAQELCLPNFAGGQHFFEYLLVVSLKKKRSGDDYEPTITYQFPKRENLLRGQQEEEERLLGAIPLFCFPDGNEWAPLTEYPRETFSFVLTNVDGSRKIGYCRRLLPAGRGPRLPKVYCIISCIGCFGLFSKILDEVEKRHQISMAVIYPFMQGLREAAFPAPGKTVTLKSFIPDSGTEFISLTRPLDSHLEHVDFSSLLQCLRFEQILQIFASAVLERKIIFLAEGLSTLSQCIHAAAALLYPFSWAHTYIPVVPESLLATVCCPTPFMVGVQMRFRQEVMDSPMEEVLLVNLCEGTFLMSVGDEKDILPPKLQEDILDSLSQGSDLQTSEQINEHVSGPFVQFFVKTVGHYASYIKREANGQGHFQERAFCKALTSKTNRRFVKKFVKTQLFSLFIQEAEKSKNPPAGYFQQKILEYEEQKKQKKSREKTVK
- the DENND2D gene encoding DENN domain-containing protein 2D isoform X2; the encoded protein is MPCRSEKMEGQVVGGMFRLFRNRLPRLRAGPPQDNQGEAVKEPERAQELCLPNFAGGQHFFEYLLVVSLKKKRSGDDYEPTITYQFPKRENLLRGQQEEEERLLGAIPLFCFPDGNEWAPLTEYPRETFSFVLTNVDGSRKIGYCRRLLPAGRGPRLPKVYCIISCIGCFGLFSKILDEVEKRHQISMAVIYPFMQGLREAAFPAPGKTVTLKSFIPDSGTEFISLTRPLDSHLEHVDFSSLLQCLRFEQILQIFASAVLERKIIFLAEGLSTLSQCIHAAAALLYPFSWAHTYIPVVPESLLATVCCPTPFMVGVQMRFRQEVMDSPMEEVLLVNLCEGTFLMSVGDEKDILPPKLQEDILDSLSQGSDLQTSEQINEHVSGPFVQFFVKTVGHYASYIKREANGQGHFQERAFCKALTSKTNRRFVKKFVKTQLFSLFIQEAEKSKNPPAGYFQQKILEYEEQKKQKKSREKTVK
- the DENND2D gene encoding DENN domain-containing protein 2D isoform X1 is translated as MPCRSEKMEGQVVGGMFRLFRNRLPRLRAGPPQDNQGEAVKEPERAQELCLPNFAGGQHFFEYLLVVSLKKKRSGDDYEPTITYQFPKRENLLRGQQEEEERLLGAIPLFCFPDGNEWAPLTEYPRETFSFVLTNVDGSRKIGYCRRLLPAGRGPRLPKVYCIISCIGCFGLFSKILDEVEKRHQISMAVIYPFMQGLREAAFPAPGKTVTLKSFIPDSGTEFISLTRPLDSHLEHVDFSSLLQCLRFEQILQIFASAVLERKIIFLAEGLSTLSQCIHAAAALLYPFSWAHTYIPVVPESLLATVCCPTPFMVGVQMRFRQEVMDSPMEEVLLVNLCEGTFLMSVGDEKDILPPKLQEDILDSLSQGSDLQTSEQINEHVSGPFVQFFVKTVGHYASYIKREANGQGHFQERAFCKALTSKTNRRFVKKFVKTQLFSLFIQEAEKSKNPPTGYFQQKILEYEEQKKQKKSREKTVK